From one Tsukamurella tyrosinosolvens genomic stretch:
- a CDS encoding tyrosine-type recombinase/integrase, whose amino-acid sequence MARGNGERARSGPRGVPALQVPDGPWCASTWPVVDIAGDRRRAATDPCAVSDCDGERYWLGGPGGRAAATSGLCYAHYFQWFRAGQPADFDAWATTSALPVGVPRGRPATTQVVDFRRIPAAAADEVRFVAATKIGRGDWTPNAGLRRALIVLIEVAHGRITSSLTERPVDDWLLLCRQHWPYTNFDSLCAPYIRRFFRLLHGATDPDPWAADHWRWRDGFEFVLDATQAGATRTAVDWATIPVPWLKEAVKSLARQQLSTSRMSWGTLTQWLRATRQLAQFLTLDGTVPEPSAVTRTAFLDYLEWTRRPDTKASPQLANTAAYLLETLRDCGLVDDLGSAIFLRRGENVHRKTRRPRPFPPDVIERIDTLIVDNPATDPTLRAMIATTRWAGCRISELVALPIDCLQHSEQGHWIEYWMTKTSAWRRLPVPESLAEIIRDQQTRVRDTYGPDAEHLFPGARSSAIAGRTQPWSTSGLRHRLAALFREHGITTSVATGEKISGGDVHRFRHTIGMHLLNNGWTQPEVRDFLGHHSDTMTATYARITDDTLARKAREFWDTNPDKGVDATVERLRARFTTALPNGFCTLPATQRCEFRPNPCIDCSFHDPGGRTFLGAHITHRDQLRQLAAQAQDNGDRQAADLNKTMLDKVTRLIDEIDSDTQESR is encoded by the coding sequence ATGGCGCGCGGTAACGGCGAGCGCGCCCGGTCCGGGCCCCGCGGCGTCCCCGCTCTGCAGGTGCCGGACGGGCCTTGGTGCGCATCGACGTGGCCGGTCGTCGACATCGCCGGCGACCGCCGCCGCGCCGCCACCGACCCGTGCGCCGTCTCCGACTGCGACGGCGAGCGGTACTGGCTCGGCGGCCCCGGTGGACGCGCAGCCGCCACCTCGGGGCTGTGCTATGCCCACTACTTCCAGTGGTTCCGCGCTGGACAGCCCGCCGACTTTGACGCCTGGGCCACCACCAGCGCTCTGCCCGTCGGCGTGCCCCGTGGACGGCCCGCCACCACGCAGGTCGTCGACTTCCGCCGCATCCCAGCGGCGGCCGCCGACGAAGTCCGGTTCGTCGCCGCAACCAAGATCGGCCGCGGCGACTGGACCCCCAACGCCGGCCTGCGCCGCGCCCTGATCGTCCTCATCGAGGTCGCGCACGGGCGTATCACCAGCTCCCTGACCGAACGCCCCGTCGACGACTGGCTGCTGCTGTGCAGGCAGCACTGGCCTTACACCAACTTCGACTCCCTCTGCGCTCCCTACATCCGGAGGTTCTTCCGACTCCTTCACGGGGCCACCGACCCCGACCCATGGGCCGCGGATCACTGGCGGTGGCGCGACGGATTCGAGTTCGTCCTCGACGCCACCCAAGCCGGGGCGACACGAACCGCTGTCGACTGGGCCACCATCCCGGTGCCCTGGCTCAAAGAGGCCGTCAAAAGCCTGGCCCGCCAACAGTTGTCTACCTCCCGCATGTCCTGGGGAACGCTCACCCAGTGGCTGCGCGCCACCCGCCAGCTCGCCCAGTTCCTCACGCTCGACGGAACCGTTCCCGAACCGTCTGCGGTCACTCGGACGGCGTTCCTGGACTACCTCGAATGGACGCGCCGCCCCGACACCAAGGCAAGCCCCCAGCTCGCGAACACCGCGGCCTACCTGCTCGAAACACTGCGCGACTGCGGACTCGTCGACGACCTGGGATCAGCGATCTTCCTGCGCCGCGGCGAGAACGTCCACCGCAAGACCCGCCGACCGAGGCCCTTTCCACCCGATGTCATCGAACGCATCGACACCCTGATCGTCGACAACCCGGCCACCGACCCCACCCTCCGGGCGATGATCGCCACCACACGATGGGCGGGGTGCCGCATATCCGAACTCGTCGCCCTCCCGATCGACTGCCTCCAACACAGTGAGCAGGGCCACTGGATCGAATACTGGATGACCAAAACCAGCGCCTGGCGGCGGCTTCCAGTCCCCGAAAGCCTCGCCGAGATCATCCGCGACCAGCAGACCCGCGTCCGCGACACCTACGGCCCCGACGCCGAGCACCTCTTCCCTGGCGCCCGGTCCAGCGCCATCGCCGGCCGCACCCAGCCCTGGTCCACCAGCGGGCTACGACACCGCCTCGCCGCACTGTTCCGCGAGCACGGCATCACCACGTCCGTCGCCACCGGCGAGAAGATCTCCGGAGGCGACGTCCACCGCTTCCGCCACACCATCGGAATGCACCTGCTCAACAACGGATGGACCCAACCGGAAGTGCGCGACTTCCTCGGCCACCACAGCGACACCATGACCGCGACCTACGCTCGCATTACCGACGACACCCTCGCCCGCAAAGCCCGCGAATTCTGGGACACCAACCCCGACAAGGGCGTCGACGCCACCGTCGAGCGCCTGCGCGCCCGCTTCACCACCGCACTGCCCAACGGGTTCTGCACGCTCCCCGCGACGCAGCGCTGCGAGTTCCGCCCGAACCCCTGCATCGACTGCTCCTTCCACGACCCCGGCGGCCGCACCTTCCTCGGCGCACACATCACCCACCGCGACCAGCTCAGACAGCTCGCCGCCCAAGCACAAGACAACGGCGACCGCCAGGCAGCGGACCTGAACAAGACCATGCTCGACAAGGTCACCAGGCTCATCGACGAAATCGACTCAGACACGCAGGAATCCAGGTGA
- a CDS encoding tyrosine-type recombinase/integrase has protein sequence MLEIEQFLHWQRAIGRSQNTVRSYARHLSQFYRWLAARGIVWDELDFRQLCDFVAVLTAGLPPLPSRCGGRAPGTVKAVSAAVREFYEFHRVEGRGPQDLVLTRNPSKLPRRAHSFLAHLEHRRPREVSRLARPDRQSAETVQVIDFETDFAKLLAAASTTRDRLLLSAQYDLGLRVGQALGLRHGDLNPMRRQVMIRRRDDNANGALSKQKTQFIVEAPRRFFDLYAAYLLGEIAHVDSDYVFVNLSRPPVGGPMTYSNAYQLIERIGAAAGIDDLNPHMLRHTHATALAKAGWTAAEIAARLGQSHSASADVYIHLASDDLAEKLRTTEHLVWREPQQYRLKGDGDGAR, from the coding sequence GTGCTCGAGATCGAGCAGTTCCTGCATTGGCAGCGGGCGATCGGACGTTCTCAGAACACCGTCCGCTCGTACGCGCGGCACCTGAGTCAGTTCTATCGTTGGCTGGCTGCGCGGGGAATCGTTTGGGATGAGCTGGATTTCCGGCAGCTTTGTGACTTCGTCGCCGTTCTCACCGCTGGACTGCCGCCGCTGCCGTCGCGGTGCGGGGGCCGTGCACCCGGCACGGTGAAAGCGGTCAGCGCCGCGGTGCGGGAGTTTTACGAGTTCCACCGCGTCGAGGGCCGGGGACCGCAGGATCTGGTACTGACCCGCAACCCGTCGAAGCTGCCGCGGCGCGCGCACAGCTTCCTTGCGCACCTCGAACACCGCCGTCCGCGCGAAGTCTCCCGCCTGGCCCGGCCCGACCGGCAGTCGGCAGAGACCGTGCAGGTCATCGACTTCGAGACCGACTTCGCCAAGCTGCTCGCCGCGGCGTCGACCACCCGTGACCGACTGCTGCTGTCGGCGCAGTACGACCTGGGCCTGCGGGTAGGCCAAGCGCTCGGCCTGCGCCACGGCGACTTGAACCCGATGCGCAGGCAGGTGATGATCCGCCGGCGTGACGACAACGCCAACGGGGCGCTATCAAAGCAGAAGACCCAATTCATCGTCGAGGCTCCGCGGCGGTTCTTCGACCTGTATGCCGCGTACCTGCTCGGTGAGATCGCCCACGTCGACAGCGATTACGTGTTCGTCAACCTCTCACGCCCACCCGTCGGTGGTCCGATGACCTACTCCAACGCCTACCAGCTCATCGAACGGATCGGCGCCGCCGCCGGGATCGACGACCTCAACCCGCACATGCTCCGCCACACCCACGCCACCGCCCTGGCCAAAGCCGGATGGACCGCGGCCGAGATCGCTGCCCGCCTCGGCCAATCCCATTCGGCCAGCGCCGACGTCTACATTCACCTCGCCAGCGACGACCTCGCCGAAAAGCTCCGCACCACCGAGCATCTGGTCTGGCGAGAACCGCAGCAGTACCGACTGAAGGGAGACGGCGATGGCGCGCGGTAA
- a CDS encoding ImmA/IrrE family metallo-endopeptidase, translated as MTALFSQAEANPVMVALTRLAHGWSKKRLAEEAGISGSHVTRVEAGALPLAGKALDDYARALQCPVEALCVAFERSPAQGTHFRANATTAEWKRDRVWARANLVAMRLGRVVAHTDLDPELALPDLDPGDYAADLGEITVAQVLRRLWRIAGPIRSMTELLEAAGVFVVVEDFHDREIDAVTLRATAHHPHLVYVNAALPPDRMRMTLAHELGHLVMDAMTLVSPTETERRANVFAAEFLAPVDDIGPALDRVSTRTVHELDELRLDWGVSESSLVVRARERGVLSDRQYRAMFRLLNETGRMYGTRPGVPTETPELARDVLAQLATDGYSTTELDALTLLTAENRTSLFGAPEGATAGSRHLTVV; from the coding sequence GTGACGGCACTCTTCTCGCAGGCCGAGGCGAACCCGGTGATGGTTGCGCTGACACGACTGGCGCACGGCTGGTCGAAGAAGCGGCTCGCTGAGGAGGCCGGGATCTCCGGATCGCACGTCACCCGGGTCGAGGCTGGCGCTCTGCCGCTGGCAGGTAAGGCGCTCGACGATTACGCCCGGGCGTTGCAATGCCCGGTCGAGGCGCTGTGCGTCGCGTTCGAGCGCTCACCTGCGCAGGGCACGCACTTCCGCGCCAACGCCACCACAGCGGAGTGGAAACGTGACCGCGTCTGGGCGCGCGCCAACCTGGTCGCGATGCGGCTAGGCCGGGTCGTCGCCCACACCGATCTCGATCCGGAACTGGCGCTGCCCGATCTCGACCCCGGGGACTACGCCGCCGATCTCGGCGAAATCACGGTCGCGCAAGTCCTGCGCCGGCTCTGGCGCATCGCCGGCCCCATCCGGTCGATGACCGAACTGCTGGAAGCGGCCGGGGTCTTCGTCGTCGTCGAGGACTTCCACGACCGCGAGATCGACGCGGTCACCCTACGCGCCACCGCGCATCACCCGCACCTGGTGTACGTCAACGCCGCACTACCGCCGGACCGGATGCGCATGACCCTCGCGCACGAACTCGGGCACCTGGTGATGGATGCGATGACCCTGGTCAGCCCCACCGAAACCGAGCGACGGGCAAATGTCTTCGCCGCCGAGTTCCTCGCCCCGGTCGACGACATCGGCCCGGCGCTGGACCGGGTCTCGACCCGGACCGTGCACGAGCTCGACGAGCTGCGCCTGGACTGGGGCGTGAGCGAGTCCTCGCTCGTTGTCCGAGCACGCGAGCGCGGCGTGCTCTCCGACCGGCAGTACCGGGCGATGTTCCGACTACTCAACGAAACCGGCCGGATGTACGGCACCCGGCCCGGTGTCCCGACCGAGACACCCGAGCTCGCCCGCGATGTTCTCGCCCAGCTCGCCACCGACGGATACAGCACCACCGAGCTCGACGCCCTGACACTGCTCACCGCCGAGAACCGCACCAGCCTGTTCGGCGCACCCGAGGGTGCCACCGCCGGCAGCCGTCACCTGACCGTCGTCTAA
- a CDS encoding HNH endonuclease, whose product MTTFIPAPAVQVFNADYSLLDTVRWTDAVSMLLREAAFVLETHVPPRVVRSPSVQIEVPKSLMLARYIHVPYRRDPDFATRAEILDRDKRTCAYCGGRADTYDHVFPRSRGGAETWFNLVAACGPCNQLKADRTPEEAGMRLLWEPYRPKDA is encoded by the coding sequence ATGACCACGTTCATCCCCGCACCTGCTGTCCAGGTGTTCAACGCCGACTACAGCCTGCTCGACACCGTCCGCTGGACCGACGCCGTGAGCATGCTCCTGCGTGAAGCCGCGTTCGTCCTGGAGACGCACGTCCCACCCCGGGTCGTGCGCTCGCCGTCGGTGCAAATCGAAGTGCCGAAGTCGCTGATGCTGGCGCGGTACATCCACGTGCCGTACCGGCGCGATCCGGACTTCGCCACTCGCGCAGAAATCCTCGACCGCGACAAGCGAACATGCGCGTACTGCGGCGGTCGGGCCGACACGTACGACCACGTGTTCCCGAGGTCGCGCGGCGGTGCTGAGACCTGGTTCAACCTCGTCGCCGCGTGCGGCCCGTGCAACCAGCTCAAGGCCGACCGGACCCCAGAAGAGGCCGGCATGAGGCTGCTCTGGGAGCCGTACCGTCCCAAGGACGCGTGA
- a CDS encoding DUF6980 family protein encodes MVHCCLAMAAQVEFACDRHPELADCPDSLIKRSTTFGEYGIRVHDGGSSWVTIAYCPWCGTKLPQSVG; translated from the coding sequence GTGGTTCACTGCTGCTTGGCTATGGCCGCGCAGGTCGAGTTCGCCTGCGACAGGCATCCGGAACTCGCGGACTGCCCCGACAGCCTGATCAAGAGAAGCACCACGTTCGGGGAGTACGGCATCCGCGTCCATGACGGCGGATCCTCCTGGGTCACCATCGCGTACTGCCCCTGGTGCGGCACGAAGCTGCCGCAGTCGGTGGGTTGA
- a CDS encoding helix-turn-helix domain-containing protein: protein MAEQHAHLARTRRLLWTLLVFATVTSLAGNITHSTGMQPAVGAALGPILAAALAPVALLGLTHLLGMWSRISSRGVTYWCFMAAIVAINAAAFRLSFDALRSLAMQYGYGRGDAALFPLILDGLVAVCTLGLVTLSRIEATQKAAEAPAHDAGDAPLTRRDARDGAQVDAADALLDAGAAPRPAPDAAMVPADDADDALSITSLMQTREIETRSRPLVPPGEGPDARDAAAADAAELIASGRVKVDPAVVQSVLERTAAGAPSRVVAGEVGVSPSTVQRIVKAARESGLVGADER, encoded by the coding sequence GTGGCGGAGCAACACGCGCATCTGGCGCGCACGCGCCGACTGCTGTGGACGCTGCTGGTGTTCGCGACGGTCACCAGCCTGGCCGGCAACATCACGCACTCGACCGGCATGCAGCCCGCGGTCGGGGCCGCGCTCGGACCGATCCTCGCGGCGGCACTCGCGCCCGTGGCACTTCTCGGGCTGACGCACCTGCTCGGCATGTGGTCACGCATCAGCAGTCGCGGAGTGACGTACTGGTGCTTCATGGCGGCCATCGTCGCGATCAACGCCGCCGCGTTCCGCCTCAGCTTCGACGCGCTGCGCTCACTCGCGATGCAGTACGGGTACGGCCGCGGTGACGCGGCGCTGTTCCCGCTGATTCTCGACGGGCTCGTAGCGGTCTGCACTCTGGGCCTCGTGACGCTCTCCCGCATCGAGGCGACGCAGAAAGCCGCGGAAGCCCCCGCGCATGACGCGGGCGACGCGCCGCTGACCAGGCGAGATGCGCGCGATGGTGCGCAGGTTGATGCAGCTGACGCGCTCCTCGATGCAGGTGCGGCGCCGCGTCCGGCGCCTGACGCAGCGATGGTGCCGGCGGACGATGCAGATGACGCGCTCAGCATCACGTCGCTGATGCAGACGCGCGAGATCGAGACGCGGAGCCGGCCCTTGGTGCCACCCGGCGAAGGCCCTGACGCGCGCGATGCAGCAGCGGCTGACGCGGCTGAGCTCATCGCGTCGGGGCGCGTCAAGGTCGACCCCGCCGTGGTGCAGTCCGTGCTCGAGCGCACCGCGGCCGGCGCCCCGAGTCGGGTAGTCGCCGGCGAGGTCGGGGTGTCGCCGAGCACGGTGCAGCGCATCGTGAAGGCGGCCCGCGAGTCAGGGCTCGTCGGCGCGGACGAGCGTTAG
- a CDS encoding metallophosphoesterase family protein: MIPADPTTVAIAGDWHANVNWAKHAITTAARRGAEAIVQAGDFGMLPGPFVKQYLDELDETLSIHQLHLLWVDGNHEDHASLEAWPVRDGVHPIRERITHLPRGYRWSWSGKTWLALGGAVSVDRAHRSPGLDWWPDEAISDSDVARSISPGPADVMISHDSPAGGRVLDEWLGVNGFRLSEQLQDDCDANRARLRKVVDAVQPRLLVHGHYHWRYRDRIGVTAVEGLDCDGDKVLRNVILVDASSLTVRDII; the protein is encoded by the coding sequence ATGATCCCCGCTGACCCCACCACCGTCGCCATCGCCGGCGACTGGCACGCCAACGTGAACTGGGCCAAGCACGCGATCACCACCGCGGCCCGGCGCGGCGCCGAAGCGATCGTCCAGGCCGGCGACTTCGGCATGCTGCCCGGGCCGTTCGTCAAGCAGTACCTCGACGAGCTCGACGAGACCCTGTCCATACACCAGCTGCACTTGCTCTGGGTGGACGGCAACCACGAAGACCACGCCTCGCTCGAGGCGTGGCCGGTACGCGACGGTGTTCACCCGATCCGCGAACGCATCACGCACCTTCCTCGCGGCTATCGCTGGTCCTGGAGCGGGAAGACGTGGCTGGCCCTTGGCGGCGCCGTCTCCGTCGACCGCGCGCATCGGAGCCCCGGGCTGGACTGGTGGCCGGACGAAGCGATCTCGGACAGTGACGTCGCCAGGTCGATCAGCCCCGGGCCAGCAGACGTGATGATCAGCCACGACTCCCCGGCCGGCGGAAGGGTCTTAGACGAGTGGCTCGGCGTCAACGGCTTCCGTCTCAGCGAGCAACTCCAGGACGACTGCGACGCCAACCGCGCTCGCCTACGCAAGGTCGTTGACGCAGTGCAGCCCCGACTCCTCGTGCACGGCCACTACCACTGGCGCTACCGCGACCGGATCGGCGTCACCGCGGTGGAGGGCCTCGACTGCGACGGAGACAAGGTCCTCCGCAACGTCATCCTGGTCGACGCGTCGTCCCTGACGGTCCGGGACATCATCTGA
- a CDS encoding DUF6262 family protein, producing MSNGDRDHRTARLTAAAAARTTSATARARRAITRLHNTGQPVTFVAVARAADVSTSFLYKQTQLRQDIDAKRGTATAGIERSRAASAESLRTKLATAIDRNRELTEQLEQLHTENEALRSRLLELGTRPPAKQEARRGEHADNPSATGPQQPR from the coding sequence GTGAGCAATGGCGACCGCGATCACCGCACTGCACGCCTCACCGCGGCCGCCGCCGCCCGCACAACCAGCGCGACCGCCCGCGCACGTCGAGCCATCACCCGGCTGCACAACACCGGACAACCCGTCACCTTCGTCGCTGTCGCCAGAGCCGCCGACGTCTCAACCAGCTTCCTCTACAAGCAAACCCAGCTCCGGCAGGATATCGACGCGAAGCGCGGCACCGCCACCGCCGGAATAGAACGCTCCAGGGCAGCCAGTGCCGAATCCCTCCGCACCAAGCTCGCAACCGCGATCGACCGCAACCGCGAACTGACCGAACAGCTCGAGCAACTACACACCGAGAACGAGGCGCTCCGAAGCCGACTCCTCGAACTGGGAACCCGGCCGCCGGCCAAACAAGAAGCCCGTCGAGGAGAACATGCAGATAATCCGTCCGCCACAGGGCCACAACAGCCACGATGA
- a CDS encoding winged helix-turn-helix domain-containing protein: MTDLARDLDVPLTTLHREAERLEEAGLLTSRRVGRTRLFRANTQHPAARPLTELLTVTFGPAQVVAEEFAELGADRILIFGSWARRVAGERGHFPNDVDVLVIGDYALRSAAYRAADAAQSRLGFEVNTSHRTLEEWETAPYDPLVADIRERPFTQVLPSVEEHDGAMDPR; the protein is encoded by the coding sequence ATGACCGACTTGGCCCGCGACCTCGATGTTCCCCTGACCACCCTGCATCGTGAGGCGGAGCGGCTCGAAGAGGCAGGCCTGCTCACCAGCCGGCGCGTCGGGCGGACGCGCCTGTTCCGTGCCAACACCCAGCACCCTGCAGCGCGCCCGCTCACCGAGCTGCTGACCGTCACCTTCGGCCCCGCCCAGGTGGTCGCCGAGGAGTTCGCGGAGCTCGGCGCCGACCGGATCCTCATCTTCGGCTCTTGGGCACGGCGCGTCGCGGGAGAGCGCGGGCATTTCCCGAACGACGTCGATGTGCTCGTGATCGGCGACTACGCGTTGCGCAGCGCCGCGTATCGGGCGGCGGACGCTGCCCAGTCGCGCCTCGGCTTCGAGGTGAACACCTCGCATCGCACGCTCGAGGAGTGGGAAACCGCGCCCTATGACCCCTTGGTGGCCGACATCCGCGAACGTCCCTTCACACAGGTACTGCCGAGTGTGGAGGAACACGATGGGGCGATGGACCCGCGGTGA
- a CDS encoding HAD domain-containing protein: MADDASRAVFLDIDGTLNVPAADTGFTLLTRPSGFPTHVVKDVRDWLCDLQARGVRLIWNSTWNDQCDDYAAWFGLPRDLEWIPHDENRVSFGHSLKVRGAVDFLARHPEIERAVVLDDVLGFLEHELEDVIAGRLFLPELDELHGVTRAVIDETEQFLFSSSSGRTTRPD; encoded by the coding sequence ATGGCAGACGATGCATCCCGCGCGGTGTTCCTCGACATCGACGGCACGCTGAACGTGCCGGCGGCCGACACCGGATTCACGCTCCTGACCCGGCCGTCCGGCTTCCCGACCCACGTCGTCAAGGACGTCCGGGACTGGCTCTGCGACCTGCAGGCGCGCGGGGTCCGCCTGATCTGGAACTCCACGTGGAACGACCAGTGCGACGACTACGCCGCCTGGTTCGGTCTTCCCCGAGACCTTGAGTGGATCCCGCACGACGAGAACCGCGTGAGCTTCGGCCACAGCCTCAAGGTGCGCGGCGCCGTGGACTTCCTCGCGCGGCACCCGGAGATCGAACGCGCGGTGGTTCTCGACGACGTGCTGGGCTTCCTCGAGCACGAGCTCGAGGACGTCATCGCCGGGCGGCTGTTTCTCCCGGAGCTCGATGAACTCCACGGGGTGACACGCGCCGTCATCGACGAGACCGAGCAGTTCCTGTTCTCCTCGTCGAGTGGCCGCACAACGCGGCCCGACTGA
- a CDS encoding transglycosylase SLT domain-containing protein → MSTRTRITRSVAAVAIAAAVFAAPANAAPGHAVQPISVWTIDYAPSSSVVTDAVIADGLRVAGFTEPRVIDRLTAITRKASRHLSGDNPNAFSQADGTYGLLQLTPTMFARFHGRGTSARVYDPAANVASAWNYLVSEHGVHPRTGDRGEVLLELTGLQWYGEARTPSSDSFTR, encoded by the coding sequence ATGAGCACTCGCACACGCATCACTCGCTCGGTGGCCGCCGTAGCTATCGCCGCGGCTGTCTTCGCCGCACCGGCGAACGCGGCTCCCGGCCACGCGGTCCAGCCGATCTCCGTCTGGACGATCGACTACGCCCCGAGTTCCTCCGTCGTCACCGACGCCGTCATTGCCGACGGTCTCCGAGTCGCCGGATTCACCGAGCCCCGTGTGATCGATCGGCTCACTGCGATCACGCGCAAGGCTTCACGGCACCTGTCCGGCGACAACCCGAACGCGTTCTCCCAGGCTGACGGGACCTACGGCCTGCTTCAACTCACGCCGACCATGTTCGCCAGATTCCACGGTCGCGGCACTTCCGCTCGGGTGTACGACCCGGCCGCCAACGTCGCCTCCGCGTGGAACTATCTGGTGTCCGAGCATGGGGTCCATCCCAGAACGGGAGACCGTGGCGAGGTGCTCCTCGAGCTCACGGGTTTGCAGTGGTACGGCGAGGCGCGCACACCGAGTTCGGATTCCTTCACGCGCTAA
- a CDS encoding ADP-ribosylglycohydrolase family protein — MSVPQTVSADRVAGALIGCAAGDALGAPYEFTHPAPAAVIEPKGGGAFGWEPGEWTDDTDLTCVVAQGLLDGDPFTAGGLDSMVDGFRRWLDSGPKDVGRQTKVAILHGARTAAEMTRFVESRGNSNSGGNGSLMRTAPVALRYLNNATAAIDGARRISALTHPDPDAGLPCALWTYAIRHAIIRGTFDGPRMFLNAHAGGATHAEWMTLLDQAETGDPTVDFRNNGWVVHALQTAWWAISTTPGEGEEHLTAALERCVRAGGDTDTTAAIAGTLLGARWGASAVPAAWLARLHGYPGIDADGLGHLAIAVAEAGGATVQ; from the coding sequence ATGAGCGTGCCTCAGACCGTCTCTGCGGACCGAGTCGCCGGCGCGCTGATCGGCTGCGCTGCCGGTGATGCGCTCGGTGCGCCGTACGAGTTCACGCACCCTGCACCTGCCGCGGTGATCGAGCCAAAGGGCGGGGGAGCGTTCGGCTGGGAGCCCGGCGAGTGGACCGACGACACGGACTTGACCTGCGTGGTGGCCCAGGGACTGCTCGACGGTGACCCATTCACCGCTGGCGGCCTCGACTCGATGGTCGACGGCTTCCGGCGCTGGCTCGACAGCGGACCGAAGGACGTGGGCCGCCAGACGAAGGTCGCGATCCTGCACGGCGCGCGTACCGCCGCCGAGATGACCCGGTTTGTCGAGTCCCGCGGCAACAGCAACAGCGGCGGCAACGGCTCGCTCATGCGCACCGCCCCGGTCGCACTGCGCTACCTGAACAACGCGACCGCGGCGATCGACGGGGCACGCCGAATCTCGGCGCTGACCCACCCGGACCCTGACGCCGGCCTGCCCTGCGCGCTGTGGACGTACGCGATCCGGCACGCCATCATCCGCGGCACCTTCGACGGGCCGCGGATGTTTCTCAACGCGCACGCCGGAGGGGCCACCCACGCCGAGTGGATGACGCTGCTGGACCAGGCCGAGACCGGCGATCCGACCGTCGATTTCCGCAACAACGGCTGGGTCGTGCACGCCCTACAGACGGCCTGGTGGGCGATCAGCACCACACCGGGCGAGGGAGAGGAGCACCTCACCGCCGCGCTGGAACGGTGCGTGCGAGCAGGCGGCGACACCGACACCACTGCGGCCATCGCGGGCACGCTGCTCGGGGCCCGCTGGGGTGCGAGCGCGGTCCCGGCCGCGTGGCTGGCGCGGCTGCATGGCTATCCAGGGATCGACGCTGACGGGCTCGGGCACCTGGCGATCGCGGTGGCGGAAGCCGGTGGCGCCACCGTCCAGTGA
- a CDS encoding cysteine hydrolase family protein → MLAVDVQHAFLTAKVPADLPARIAAFIALLGPDQVVATRYVNMPKSPCRELMGWTGAESSPDTDLHRAVAERATRVLTKNTYGLPAVPEFAGRVYVVGLDTDVCVHAAATQLFDAGIDVAVVADLCASAGGAEAHLAGLTALTRVLGRDRILPAQRVLRP, encoded by the coding sequence GTGCTCGCGGTCGACGTCCAGCACGCGTTTCTGACCGCGAAGGTGCCTGCAGACCTGCCAGCGAGGATCGCCGCGTTCATCGCCCTTCTCGGTCCCGACCAGGTGGTGGCCACGCGGTACGTGAACATGCCCAAGTCGCCCTGCCGCGAGCTGATGGGGTGGACGGGCGCTGAATCCTCACCGGACACCGATCTGCACCGCGCTGTGGCCGAGCGCGCCACTCGGGTGTTGACCAAGAACACCTACGGGCTCCCTGCGGTGCCCGAGTTCGCTGGCCGTGTGTACGTGGTCGGGCTCGACACTGACGTATGCGTACACGCGGCAGCCACACAACTGTTCGATGCCGGGATCGACGTGGCCGTCGTTGCAGACCTGTGCGCGTCGGCCGGCGGAGCGGAGGCGCACCTTGCTGGGCTGACGGCGCTGACCCGCGTGCTCGGGCGTGACCGGATCCTGCCCGCGCAGAGGGTTCTGCGCCCGTGA